The Microcebus murinus isolate Inina chromosome 9, M.murinus_Inina_mat1.0, whole genome shotgun sequence nucleotide sequence CTCTCAACATATTcgttcaaatttttaaatgtttaattcaaCAGCTGAAGATAGTCTCATTTAAATTTGCTCTTCTCTAATAACTGGACAGGTTGGGTCCTCTGGCCATAAACGGATTGACAAGGATTTCTTCTGAGAATCACCTACAGAAGTTTCCTTGCCAATTTTTCTACTAGATCAacgtctttttattttatctctggACAAACTTATGATTACAAGTATTAGTCTTAATTCCAAAATACGTCACACATAAAATCCCagtttgtcttttgactttaatttttaaacatattttaaatttgtgtgtaGTTCAGCttatcattcttttcctttagtGTTTCCAAGTTTATTGTGATACTTACATCTTCAAAGCATTCATTGACTTTTTTCCAGTAAGTTTTTGGTTCCTTTTTTAGATTTAAATGTttgatccatctggaatttattttggtgttaaGGAGTGAGGGAGGGCGCCAACTTCTATTTTTCCAAATGGCCAGCCAGCTGTCCCAAAGCCACTCGACTGAAAAACTTTCCCCGTGTGTTTGCAGCGACCGCTCCACCAGTGCATTCGAAACTCGCGTGTCTGTCCCGCGCCCGCGGGCTTCCGTGTGACGATCCCGGGCGCAGAGGGACTGGGGAGAGCCCACAAGCGTCCTACCCGAGCAGCCCGGCTCAGCCCCAGGTCCAGTCCCCGCGCCGAGGACGAAGCCCACCCGTCCCCGCCCTGGCCGTGGTCGAAGTCCACCCCGCCGGCTGATGACTCCGTGTCGCCCCCAGGACCCCCTCCCTGTCCCCGGGGCCGCCTGAGCCTAGCGGGCTCGGAGACCCGCGGGGCCCAACAGTGCGCCCGCGAGGGTAATTTAAATAGAAGGCGTGTCCTGTGATATTTACATAGAGGCAGGTCAGGACAGCCAATCGCGTAGGAGCCCGGAAACTCCCCAGCGTTCCGATTGGCCGTAGGGGCGAATCCCACATAGAGGCCTCATTTGCATAGGGCGAGGCCTAGCGTGGAGCagtactccttttttttttgagacagagtctaactctgctgcccaggctagagtgctgtggcgtcagcctagctcacagcaacctcgaactcctgggctcaagcgatcctactgcctcagcctcccgagtagcttggactacaggcatgcgccaccatgcccggctaattttttgtatatatatttttagttggccgattaatttgtttctatttttagtagagacagggtgtcgctcaggctggtttcaaactcctgacctggagcgatccgcccgcctcggcctcccagagtgctaggattacaggcgtgagccaccgcgtccggccacTCCGCTTCCCCTTCCAGCAGGCTTCCGCCAGCCTCCTTCCGGCTTCCGCTTGCTTCATTCCGCCCTCAGCTGGCCATAGTCGCGATGCTTCCCAAGCGGCGGCGGACGCGGGTCGGGTCCCCTGGCGGCGCTAGCGCCTCCTCTGCGCCCGCCCCGACGCGCTTCCCCGGCATTGCCGTCTACCTGGTCGAGCGGCGCATGGGTCGCAGCCGCAGGGCCTTCCTCACTCGCCTGGCGCGCTCCAAGGGCTTCCGCGTCCTCGACGCCTGCAGGTGCGGGGCCGTGGGCGTGGGAGGCCTGTGTTCAGGGTGAGACCCGCAGGAGATGACTTAGTGGGGATGGTGGCTTGAGGCCAGCCGCTTTACTTTTTGCCTGGCCCGTGAGTCCTCTTGGCAGTGGGGGATGTTGAGCCTGCAAATCGGAAATGATTCGCATTCAGCCGACAGCCACAGCGGCACCTGCGGTTTTGGATTCTAAGTTAGCTCTGGCACTTCGCGGTCGTGTGACTTTACCCTGAGCCtggatttcctcttctgtaaagggGGCTACTAATTAGGGCCAGGAGTGTTGTGCAGGATCACAGTGACAATCAAAACCAGAGGCTTTTAAAGAGCCACGTGCGGGAGTCGGGGATAATTAGTAAGCAAGAGTAATTGCTAACAGCCCTTCTGCTTTGGGTAAGTCACACCTCACCCTGTGAGCCAGAATGACTTCTCAGGAGGCCCTGACCCTGCAGTTTTCCCTGTCCTCGGGCCTGAGGAAGTAACCTGAGTGAAACTCTCCTATAGGGAGGAGACCAAGAGGAGCAAAAACTGACAGCTACAGAGACAATGCCCAGAGTAAGAGATCTGAGGGTTCCTGTAGTTTTGAGGTTCAGAGCAAACGAGCTAGGGGCCAATGTCCCactgcagcttttttttttggggggtggggggcattcTCAGAACTCATTAGTGCACCAGACCCACGCAGGCAGGAGAGGATGATGATAGCAGCTTAGAGTATAGGAGCGCTATCTTATTTGTACAACAAGCCTGCAAGGTAGGCAGGTTGTTATCTCTGCTTTACAGACAGAGAAATCAGAGTATACAGGTGTGATTTTCCCAAGAGCATGAAGCAAgtgtgtggcagagctggggttcagaCCTAAGCAGTCAGGCTCCAGAATCTGTGCTTAAACCCCAACACTTAGATGAAGAACACCTGGTCCTGGCTGTGAAGGCGCTCCTTTGCCTGAGGTGGAGAGGGATACAGATAACAGGGATGGGCTTGTGAGCATAGCCAGGGTAAAGAACGATAGTTCCGAGGACACCGGCATGGTAGAGGTGTTTCTGCATCAGAAGAAGGGGCTGGGAAGGCTTTCTGGGAGAGGTGACGTTTGCAGGATGAATGGGCACTCACCATGCAGAGGGGACAGCAAGAGCGAAGGCTTGGAAGTATGGAGCCAAACAGAAAGGGTTCCgggtctcactctcttccccacccctctGCGCAGCTCCGAGGTGACACATATTGTGATGGAGCAGACCTCAGGGGAGGAGGCTGTCTGCTGGCAGGAGCGCAGGGCAGCGGCTGCACCCCCAGGATGCACCCCTGCAGCTCTGCTGGACATAAGCTGGTTCACAGAGAGCCTGGCGGCTGGGCAGCCTGTACCCGTGGAGTGCCGGCACCGCCTAGAGGTGAGCCTGGTGGAGGATTAGAGTTGGGGCCACAGAGAACGCCTCCGCAACAGGTGACATGGCAGCTGTGCCTCAGTGCTCTTCAGAGGACGTGGGCGGTGAGGGCTCTGCCCAGACGACCAGTGGGCCCTGAGAAGCCAGTACGGGGCCCACAGCAGGGTCTGGCGGGCAAGGCCATCCCAGATTCTGTTCTTACTGGCACAAATTTTCTTGGTGTCCACTTATTATAAGCTTCTTCAGGCCTTTCTTCCTCACCAAATAGGTGACACTGCAACCCCAAGTGGGATGACCTGTGGGTCATCAGGAGCCCATCAGGATGCTGTGAGATCGTGGCCCGTGACAGGTGTGGGCTCCGGGCCCAGGCTGCctgtgtttgaatcctggctctgcctctgagcCATGAGGTGTGGGGCAAGCTCGCTGGCCTCTgaggcctcagtgtccccagcccacttggttgtgagcACTTGGGGAGATGGAGCACATGCAGCAtgtgcagcagcagcagtgtcCCACCAGGGTGGCAAATGTCACTGCTGCTACTCAGGCCTGAGGAGCCCCGTCCTCACCTGTCCTGCAGGGCCacgcctccctctgccccatgcCTCTGAGAGTTTTGTCACCCACCTCTGTCCTGTGATCCCCAGAGGACCTGAGTTGAGTGCCCTAGGACAGACAAGGCTCCTGGCATGGCCTGGCTCTCCTATTGGCCTTATGGCCTCATCGTGGCCTGTACATTGCCCATCCACAGGTGGCGGAACCCAGAAAGGGGCCCCCAAGCCCAGCATGGATGCCAGCCTATGCCTGCCAGCGCCCCACACCCCTCACACACCACAACATCAGCCTCTCGGTGAGCTGCTCCTGTGAGCTGGGGCCAGCCTGGGGTTCGGGGACGCAGGTACAGATGGGTGGTAGCTGGCACCCTGGAGCAGGGCACCCTGCCCACCCCGCCCCTTATCAAGGGCCCCTCCCTGCAGGAGGCTCTGGAGACGCTGGCAGAGGCGGCAGGCTTCGAAGGCAGCGAGGGCCGCTGCCTCACCTTCCACAGGGCGGCCTCGGTGCTCAGGGCCCTTCCCAGACCTGTCATAGCCCTGAGCCAGCTGCGGGGGCTGCCCCACTTTGGAGAACATTCTTCCAGGGTTGTGCAGGTAGGCTCTGGCCACCCTGAGCTGGGGTGAGTGGGCGGGGTGCAGGGCCCTGGGGGGACAGCAGAGGGCGCTGTGGAGTCACAGCCGTGGGTGTAGCTGAGGCCACAAGGCCCCAGCCGGCCACCCTCTGCACTCAGACTCTTCCTGTTTAAATCATCCGCCTTCCTCAGGTGGCTGGGGGGTGCTGCAGggggcctggcagggctggggctggcatTGTTGTCATTGTCCCAAACTGCCCACGACAGAAGAAAGCACCCTGAGCATGAGCGTCCCTTTTTCAGGACCCAGCATGTTGAGTTGTCCTTTTGTGCCCTTTCGTCGAGAGAACACATAGTGACACAAGATGCTTTCGAATGAAGTCATGTTGAATTCACACACATTTTGCAAAGCAAATGTTGCTCCACCTTGGGACCCGTTACTCCTCTGAGAGATGATCTATGTTACCTGGGGCCTCAGCTGTTGTGACTCCAGGACCCAAGGGACGTTGAGGCTGGAGCCCTTACCGCCCAGCCCTGTGGCAGCAGCTCTGGTCACCTCCCTGGGCACCGTCTTCATTTCCAAGTCCCGCCAGATCCTGACCCCACAAAGCTCTCTGCGGGGTGTTGGGTTTGCCCCGGTCCTTGGGCCCCCAGCCCCGACCCTCACTCCCTGCGCCTCTTTCTCTCCACACCCTCGGGCTTAGGGTTCTGCTTTGTTCCCTCCCACAGGAGCTGCTGGAGCACGGAGCATGCGAGGAGGTGGAGAGAGTCCGGCGCTCAGAGAGGTACCAGACCATGAAGGTAcgcggggcagggctgggaccccAGCGGGGGCCGAGGCAGCACAGTTCACGCCACATACAGGGAGCATGTGGGGGCGGCTGACCCAGCGCAGGGGTCAAGGAAGGTCTCGCCAAGGAAGCAGCAGTTAAGCTGACACCTGATATCCACAGGGCAGCCAAGTGGAGACAGGCGAGGAGAAACTTGTTTTGAGCTTGGAATTTTGTAGATCACTCagcactgtcatttttttttttgactatttttaatggaatattcTCAAGTATATTATACGCTGTGACATCTTAAACAGAGCACAGTTAATAAAATGTAACCTTTGGTGCCAGCAAGCGAGAGGGGCTTCATGCCCTTGCGTGGCTGGCCGCAGATCTCGCGTGTTCATGTCTCGGAGTCGTCAGTCTGCCTGTCTCCATGGTGCACTCTCCCTCTGTTCCCACTCGCTCCTAATCTTACAGGGAAACACCTTCCTGAGCTCTTTTGGACGCCCAGGTTGTGCCTGCTCTGACACCCACCTGCCATGTGGTTTGGTAGCTGGAGATTGTCGAAGTGCTGGCCATTTGGATAAGTGTCACTGAAGTGTGGCTtcctgggagggtggggctgtTGGTGCTGTGGGAGGTCACAGAATGTTGTCAGGAGTGACAGGGCTTCGAAGAGGGGAGCTCCAGTGATGTGTGAAGGACggatgggcgtggtggctcaggcctttaaattccagggctttgggaggccacagcaggaggatcgcttgggcctaagagtctgaggctgcagtgagcttcaagctcaccactgcactccagcctaggtgacagcaagaccttgtctcaagaaggaaaaaaactggCAGAGAACAAGGCAGGGGGCACTGGTGGGGCCTAGATGAGCAGGGCCACCACAGTGAGTGTGGGACTGGGGTGACACCCCCTCGGAGTTGAGGGGGTTAGTGACTGGTTTCCTGCAGAAGAAGGgacgtgctgagagaggtggggACCTTcttcctgtcccctgccctgcctcctcctcacaCCCAAAGTCCCAGAAGACATCCAGGCTGGCAGAAGATTACGTTActatttagaatttgtttttattaacaatATAATTGGATTAATCTCGTTTTTTAGTCAGGATTCTGTTGGTTACAAGTGGCAGTGACCCACCTCATACTCGGTTCAGAGAATCAAGGAAAGACTGGGCCCGCAAAGCCCCGACAGGGCAGGGCTCAGTGATCTGAGCGTGGCCAGGCCACGCTTTCTCCGCCCTGCAGTGGCTTCACCCTCACTTGCACCAGCTTCCTCCTCCGGTCACAGACATGGCCACAGAAAGTGCCCTGGAGTTACAGCCCCCGCCACTGGTGGGCCTGACCTAAGTCTCGGTTCCAAAATTCCGGGGGAGGGACTCTAAGTGGCTGACCTAGGGCAAGTGACCTGCTGTGGCAGGGCTGTGTAGGGAGACGTGTGAGGGCTCCAGCCAGCCTCTCCAGCTCTTCTGCTAGCTCCGCCCACTTGTTTGCTAACTCCTCGCTGTTTTTGCTGTTTGTTAAGGAGAAGAACCACAGAAACAAGCCGCAGCTGCTATTAGGTGGGAGCAGCATGGTTTTTCCAGTGACTTAAGGGCCCCTTGTGCTGATTTGTCAGGAAGACTACTTTGGTTATGTTGGCATCACAGGCTAGAGCTGTGCAAGTTTGGGGAgagaccttttatttttatttttttttaatttttaaaattttttttgtttcactttgaaCACTTCTATCAGGTCAGGGAGAGACCTGTTATAGAGGAGTGGGGTGGCAGCGCGCTGAGGTCTTGGCAAGCGGGCAGCAGAGGCCCCAAGTCCAGCCCCTGACTTGCTGCGCCGAGGGCTGCCGCCAGGGTGGACGTGGGCTCGGTCCCTGAGAGGGTGGGCCGGGCAAGCCACGCCCAAGTCTGAATCCTTGCCCTGTGGCCGTGGGCAGGTTGCAGGTGAGGACGGTGGCTGCCGGGTGCTGGTGATTCCTTGAGGGTACGCTGTGGCGGCACAGCCCAAGACACACCCTCTGGAGCCGGTCGTCTGTTGCTGTGAGGGCTGCCCTGACCGTGCTGTGTTTCCTCCGTACAGCTCTTCACTCAGATCTTCGGGGTCGGTGTGAGAACCGCTGACCGGTGGTACCAGGAAGGGCTGCGAACCCTGGATGACCTCCGAGAGCAGCCTCAGAGACTGACCCAACAGCAGAAAGCAGGTGAGCTCTCCACAGAGGCCGGGCCCTGGGTTTCCCAAAGCAAGCTGGGCCTGAAAGCCCTCAGCACTGACACGCAGGATGTGCCTGTTCCCTAGAGAGCTGGGTGTGGGGTGGTGCACAGGGGTTGGTGGCAGGTAGGGCAGCCTTGTTTGGTGGCCTTCCTGGGGTCTCCACTCAGTGGAGTCAGGATCTATTGcagccctttcttttttttttttttttttttgagacagagtctcactttgttgtccaggctagagtgagtgccgtggcgtcagcctagctcacagcaacctcaaactcctgggcttgagtgatccttctgcctcagcctcccgagtagctgggactacaggcatgtgccaccatgcccggctaattttttatatatatatcagttggccaattaatttctttctatttatagtagagacggggtctcgctcttgctcaggctggttttgaactcctgaccttgagcaatccgcccgcctcggcctcccaagagctaggattacaggcgtgagccacagcgcccggcctattgcaGCCCTTTCTTAATGAATGGCAATGCTCATAGCAGCTGCCATGACATTCCTGGGACTTATGTCTTTGCCTCCTGGTTAGACTTTGACCAGAGGACAGGGACAGTCTGGGCCTCAGGCACACCTTCCCAGTGTGGTGCCTGGTGCTCAGAGGCctgcagggggaggtggcacCATGTAGTGGAAAGATGGCCAACTTTACAGTTGTTAGGCCCAGGTTTGAGTCCTGTCTACCATTTACCAGGTAGGTGACCGTAGCCTGAAGCTTAACCTCTGTGAGTCTGTTATGTTTTCTGTAAAAGGGGGAAGAAATGACAGCATGGAATTTGTAAGCTCCTCCACGAGAGCTGGCAAGTGGCAGGTGTTTAGCAGATACTCCGTTCTCTTCACATGGCCTACCTGGTCACTCCAGCCGTATTCTGTGACTTCCCCTGGGTTGAGGGCTCTACTGAAGGAGCCCCCACAGCCCACAGGCACAGCCAGGTCACTGCCTCTTCACAGCTTCCCTGGGGCTGCGGCCTGGTACACTTGACAGGAAGTGAGACCTGCAGAGCTGGTTCCATTTGGTCGCTTCTCCCCACTACAGGAATGGCCAGCATGCTACTGAGAGCTCCCCCCGTGCCAGGTGCTGCTGTTCCTCACATTTAAACCTCTTtttggctgggtgtagtggctcacgcctataaccccagcacttttgtgaggccaaggcaagaggattgcttgaggctaggagtttgagaccagcctgggcaatatagtgagaccccatctctacaaaaaataagaacaattagctgggcatggtggcacatgcctgtagtcccaactactcgggaggctgagacaggaggattgcttgagcccaggagttcaaggctgctgtgagctatgatgatgccactgcactcttggcctaggcaacagagtgagatcctgtttcaaaacaaaaaaactcttctTAACTGTGTGGAAGGTAGAATGATGCCTCTTTGAGGTGAGGGGACAGAAGTAGGCCAGAGTAAGCTGttttctttacatctttttaCCACCTCTTTAGTCCCATTTTATGAATGGGAAAACTAAGGCAGTAAAATGGACAGTCTGTGTTGTGACTGGGTCAACATCAGTATCCTTATATTTGGTCACACTGTAGTTTGGCAAGATGCTACATTTTGGGGGAGCTGGGTGAAAGGCAGGTGGGATTTCTCTGGCACTCTTTCAAGTGCATGTGAATCcagttatctcaataaaagtttaatatttaaaaggggaaaggggagagtGTCGTGCTTAGATTGGGATCTGATtctgctccctgccccaggctcGCCCTCCCCAGATGCCTCTCCTGGTCCTGTGGCCACGGGGCCTTGGGGAGGAGGCCAGGCCGGGTGAGTCAGGAGAGCCGGTGCTGCCCGCAGGGCTCCAGCACCACCGCGATCTGAGCACCCCCGTCCTGCGGCCCGACGTAGAGGCCCTGCAGCAGCTGGTGGAGGCAGCCGTAGAgcaggccctgcctggggctATTGTCACGCTGACTGGCGGCTTCCGGAGGTAAGGAGACCCAATGTGCCCTTCTGGCTCTTCTCCAGACCCTCCCCAGTGAAGGGACCTGacctggggacactgaggcaggccTTTCCACTCCTGGGAAGGAACGTGGCCTGAGGTTGGAGGGAGGGCCCTGGAGGGAGGGCCCTATCCTGGTGTCGGGGCCAGCGAGTCAAACTGGTCCCCTCAGGGGGAAGTTGCAGGGCCATGATGTGGACTTCCTTATTACCCACCCCGAGGAGGGCCAGGAGGTGGGGCTGCTGCCCAGAGCGATGCGCTGCCTGCAGGACCAGGTGAGCCCTCCCCGCTCTCCTTCCCGAGGGTGACTGTGCCCCGTGCTACAGCCACCCCGCCTCCGGCTCTCCCTGCGCCCCGTGGCAGTCCTGGCCACACCCGCCTCTTCCCACAGGGCCTTGTCCTGTACCACCAGTACCAGCACAGCCACTATGGGGACCCTGCCCAGCACAGCCACAGCATGGATGCCTTCGAGAGGAGTTTCTGCATTTTCCGCCTGCCACAGCCCCCAGGGGCTTCTGTCAGGGAGGCCCCAAAGCCCTGCCCAACATGGAAGGCTGTGAGGGTGGACTTGGTGGTGGCTCCCATCAGCCAGTTCCCTTTCGCTCTGCTCGGCTGGACTGGCTCCAAGGTAGGGAGGGAGCCGCTGGCCACCCGGGGCTGAGGGCCGGGCCAGCCCTGCTGAGGCAGTCCCTTCCCCCCAGCTTTTCCAGCGGGAGCTGCGCCGCTTCAGCCGGAAGGAGAAGGGGCTGTGGCTGAACAGCCACGGGCTGTTTGACCCAGAGCAGGTATGTTGCTGGGGACTGGCTCGGGGCTGGCTCTGCCTCCCTTCCACCTCCTTGGGGGGGCAGCCCTGGCTGGGCTCCTGCACACTGCTGTGCTGGAGGCCTTGGGCATGGCTTCCTGGCCCCTGAAGCCCCTGCTCCTGTTGCAGAAGACGTTTTTCCACGTGGCTTCAGAGGAAGACATCTTCAGACACTTGGGCCTCGAGTACCTTCCCCCAGAGCAAAGAAACGCCTGAACGTGCCCCTTCCATTCTTAGGAAATGAGGGGCTGCCCCTGACTTGGCCACTGAATGTCCCCAGGCAGAAGATGTCTGTCTTCACCCTCCCAGGTGGAGGAACCCCACGTGCGGGGGCCTGGCTCTGCTGGAAGCCGGTCTTGTCTGAGCTTTCGCCCCCCTCAGCTGTGGGGCATCTGCGAGGGGGGAGCCTCCATGCTGGCCcgtggctgtgtgaccctgggtcaGCCCCCAGCCTGCCCGTGGCTCAGGTTCCTGTCCTGGACAGGGGTCTGAGCAGTGCTCACTGCATAGAGCCGTGGCGGAGCCTGTGGTCACGAATGCCAAGTGCTCTGCCTGGTGCATAGCGTTTGATCGGTCAGTCGCAGTTACTGTGACCCCCACAGGGCACCCTGCTCATAAGTACCTGGGAGAGATGCGCACGTGTCCCTGCCCTGCGCTTGAGCTGTGAGGCGGAGGCCACAGTTCTTGCCATGAGGTGCTGCAGGGTACACCGTGGGCATCTAGAGAGGGAGAAGGCTCGGGAGTGTGAGGAAGAGAGCTTCCAGCAGGCCACAGTCAGGCTTTCTCTTCTGCCGTTAGGGCCCGTTTCAGCACAGATTTCTAAAAATAGGTCATATCCTGCCACTCCTTGCTCAGAGCCCTCCCCTAGGGTGGTTCCAAACCCAAATTCCTCCTGTGGCCCCCAGGGTTTTGGTGTTTCTTCCTACCCCTGCCAGCCCCTGTTCCCTTCTCTCCAGCCCTGCTGGCCCCAGCTGCGCCTGTCTCGCTGCTTTCCTTCTCGGTGGGCCCCAGGCCCCGAGTGGCCGACTCCCTCCCCTTCTTACTGAGGCAGAAGCAGAGAGGTGTGCTGTGCACATTGGCACCCTCTGTTCCTCGAATCCCCCCAAGCTCGCCCAGCCTCAGGGCCTTGCTTTTGCCCCACCATCCATCTGCCGTGGGCTCTCTCCTCCAGGCCTCGACTCAACACTCCCTTTGGCAGGGGAGGACTCTCGCACCACTTaccacattaaaatatattttcacaatgAACACGTAGTGAAACGGACTCTTTTGGGTGCAATTTGATGAATTTTCAAACGTGTAGACTCGTCCGCATCTGTCCCCATTAGGACACACCAGGTCCAACCCCAGAATCCTCCCTAGTGCTGTCCTGGCACCAGGTCACATGCTCGCCCACCCCTCACTCACTTATCTGGTTCTCTGTCCCTTTAGTTTGCtttctctagagcaggggtcctcaaactacggcctgtgggccatgtggcccaccaaggacatttatccggcctgctgggtgtttttgctgctgctgcctgtcctgcttagcagctgactcgtcctgggcccacagtgcgcatgtgtggaatgtgggctgcactctccaacagtctgagggacagtgaactggccccctgtttaaaaagtttgaggacccctggtctagagtgTCATAAATGGAACCAAACTATATGTAACCTTTTGGCTGACCTCTGTCCCCCAGCGTAATGCCTTTGAGATTATAGTGGGTTGTCGCATGTACGGCTAGTGTGTCCCTCTTTGTTGCTGCATAGTTTCTGTCCCTGGAGATTCCACGGTTTATCTGTTTAGCTGTTGAAAATGGGATGTTTCCAAGGTTTAGTGATTATGAACAGAGCTACTGTAGATGTGCAGGTACAGGTTTTTGTGAAAAAAGgatttgatttgtttctcttgggtaaatagcAAGACAGGATTATTTATTGGATaatatggtaagtatatgtttTAAGTTTATAAGAAAGAACCGAATTGTTGTCCAGAGTGCCTCTGTCATTTTGCAGTCCAGTGGTACTGTGAGCCACCTGTGTAAGTTAAACATTTAGCAGTAGCCTCTgtatccttgccagcacttggtgTTTTcagtatttgcttattttagCTGCTCTAgtaggtaccatgtttccccgaaaataagacctacccataaaataagccctagcaggatttctaagcatttgcgcaatataaggcctaccccgaaaataagacctagtgatgggcgtggctgcacagcgtgTCTACACAACCcctgcattttgtcgcagagcggtaaagaagacaagcagcccttcttatctgccctaTCGTGACAGCCACTGtaccagaggtgaccggaaaggtgcgggcagccccaccaacaaggtcggcttctcctgtcaggtcccggcc carries:
- the POLM gene encoding DNA-directed DNA/RNA polymerase mu isoform X1 — its product is MLPKRRRTRVGSPGGASASSAPAPTRFPGIAVYLVERRMGRSRRAFLTRLARSKGFRVLDACSSEVTHIVMEQTSGEEAVCWQERRAAAAPPGCTPAALLDISWFTESLAAGQPVPVECRHRLEVAEPRKGPPSPAWMPAYACQRPTPLTHHNISLSEALETLAEAAGFEGSEGRCLTFHRAASVLRALPRPVIALSQLRGLPHFGEHSSRVVQELLEHGACEEVERVRRSERYQTMKLFTQIFGVGVRTADRWYQEGLRTLDDLREQPQRLTQQQKAGLQHHRDLSTPVLRPDVEALQQLVEAAVEQALPGAIVTLTGGFRRGKLQGHDVDFLITHPEEGQEVGLLPRAMRCLQDQGLVLYHQYQHSHYGDPAQHSHSMDAFERSFCIFRLPQPPGASVREAPKPCPTWKAVRVDLVVAPISQFPFALLGWTGSKLFQRELRRFSRKEKGLWLNSHGLFDPEQKTFFHVASEEDIFRHLGLEYLPPEQRNA
- the POLM gene encoding DNA-directed DNA/RNA polymerase mu isoform X3, producing MLPKRRRTRVGSPGGASASSAPAPTRFPGIAVYLVERRMGRSRRAFLTRLARSKGFRVLDACSSEVTHIVMEQTSGEEAVCWQERRAAAAPPGCTPAALLDISWFTESLAAGQPVPVECRHRLEELLEHGACEEVERVRRSERYQTMKLFTQIFGVGVRTADRWYQEGLRTLDDLREQPQRLTQQQKAGLQHHRDLSTPVLRPDVEALQQLVEAAVEQALPGAIVTLTGGFRRGKLQGHDVDFLITHPEEGQEVGLLPRAMRCLQDQGLVLYHQYQHSHYGDPAQHSHSMDAFERSFCIFRLPQPPGASVREAPKPCPTWKAVRVDLVVAPISQFPFALLGWTGSKLFQRELRRFSRKEKGLWLNSHGLFDPEQKTFFHVASEEDIFRHLGLEYLPPEQRNA
- the POLM gene encoding DNA-directed DNA/RNA polymerase mu isoform X2; this translates as MLPKRRRTRVGSPGGASASSAPAPTRFPGIAVYLVERRMGRSRRAFLTRLARSKGFRVLDACSSEVTHIVMEQTSGEEAVCWQERRAAAAPPGCTPAALLDISWFTESLAAGQPVPVECRHRLEVAEPRKGPPSPAWMPAYACQRPTPLTHHNISLSEALETLAEAAGFEGSEGRCLTFHRAASVLRALPRPVIALSQLRGLPHFGEHSSRVVQELLEHGACEEVERVRRSERYQTMKLFTQIFGVGVRTADRWYQEGLRTLDDLREQPQRLTQQQKAGLQHHRDLSTPVLRPDVEALQQLVEAAVEQALPGAIVTLTGGFRRGKLQGHDVDFLITHPEEGQEVGLLPRAMRCLQDQLFQRELRRFSRKEKGLWLNSHGLFDPEQKTFFHVASEEDIFRHLGLEYLPPEQRNA